One part of the Streptomyces nigra genome encodes these proteins:
- the ftsE gene encoding cell division ATP-binding protein FtsE, whose translation MIRFDNVSKVYPKQTRPALRDVSLEVEKGEFVFLVGSSGSGKSTFLRLILREERCSHGQVHVLGKDLARVSNWKVPQIRRQLGTVFQDFRLLPNKTVGENVAFAQEVIGKSRGEIRKSVPQVLDLVGLGGKEDRMPGELSGGEQQRVAIARAFVNRPKLLICDEPTGNLDPQTSVGIMKLLDRINRTGTTVVMATHDQNIVDQMRKRVIELEKGRLVRDQARGVYGYQH comes from the coding sequence GTGATCCGATTCGACAACGTCTCCAAGGTCTACCCCAAGCAGACCCGCCCCGCACTCAGGGATGTGTCCCTGGAAGTGGAGAAGGGCGAGTTCGTCTTCCTCGTGGGGTCCTCCGGCTCCGGAAAGTCCACCTTCCTGCGGCTCATCCTCCGCGAGGAGCGGTGCAGCCACGGCCAGGTGCACGTCCTGGGCAAGGACCTCGCGCGCGTCTCCAACTGGAAGGTGCCGCAGATCCGCCGCCAGCTGGGCACCGTGTTCCAGGACTTCCGCCTGCTGCCCAACAAGACCGTCGGCGAGAACGTCGCCTTCGCGCAGGAGGTCATCGGCAAGTCCCGCGGCGAGATCCGCAAGTCCGTGCCGCAGGTGCTCGACCTCGTCGGGCTCGGCGGCAAGGAGGACCGGATGCCGGGCGAGCTCTCGGGTGGTGAGCAGCAGCGCGTGGCCATCGCCCGCGCCTTCGTGAACCGCCCCAAGCTGCTCATCTGCGACGAGCCCACCGGCAACCTCGACCCGCAGACCTCCGTCGGCATCATGAAGCTGCTGGACCGGATCAACCGGACCGGCACGACGGTCGTGATGGCCACGCACGATCAGAACATCGTGGACCAGATGCGCAAGCGCGTCATCGAGCTGGAGAAGGGCCGCCTCGTCCGCGACCAGGCACGCGGCGTCTACGGCTACCAGCACTGA
- a CDS encoding LPXTG cell wall anchor domain-containing protein translates to MTKKTRIRIARLAAGAVIAAGASLTAAGAASAAETEDCILGICLGDEDPTTPPPTEEPTDPPTEVPTEPPTEEPTIPTEPTEEPTEPQEPTDPAEPTDEPSNPGNGNGNGGGNGNGGGNNADPDGGTSTQEEGSSSLTDTGSSATGTSTSAQGGGAELADTGAEQTTFLLVGAATMIAGGIGFRVLPRLAGGRGGAAA, encoded by the coding sequence ATGACCAAGAAGACGCGGATCCGTATCGCGCGCCTCGCCGCCGGTGCCGTGATCGCGGCCGGCGCCTCGCTGACCGCAGCCGGCGCCGCCTCCGCCGCGGAGACCGAGGACTGCATCCTCGGAATCTGCCTCGGTGACGAGGACCCGACCACTCCGCCGCCCACCGAGGAGCCGACGGACCCGCCGACCGAAGTCCCGACGGAGCCGCCGACCGAAGAGCCGACGATCCCGACGGAGCCCACCGAGGAGCCGACGGAGCCGCAGGAGCCGACCGACCCGGCCGAGCCCACCGACGAGCCGTCCAACCCGGGCAACGGGAACGGCAACGGCGGCGGTAACGGCAACGGTGGCGGCAACAACGCCGACCCCGACGGTGGCACGTCCACCCAGGAGGAGGGCTCCTCCTCGCTGACCGACACCGGTTCGTCCGCGACCGGCACCAGCACCTCCGCCCAGGGCGGCGGCGCCGAGCTGGCCGACACGGGTGCCGAGCAGACCACGTTCCTGCTGGTCGGCGCGGCCACGATGATCGCCGGCGGCATCGGCTTCCGCGTCCTTCCGCGTCTCGCGGGCGGCCGTGGCGGCGCTGCTGCCTGA
- the ftsX gene encoding permease-like cell division protein FtsX: MRAQFVLSEIGVGLRRNLTMTFAVIVSVALSLALFGGSLLMSDQVNTMKGYWYDKVNVSVFLCNKSDAESDPNCAKGAVTEDQKKQIEADLNDMTVVDKVTYESQDQAYKHYKEQFGDSPLAASLTPDQMQESYRIKLKDPEKYEVVATAFDGRDGVQSVQDQKGILDNLFGLLNGMNWAARAVMALMLVVALMLIVNTVRVSAFSRRRETGIMRLVGASGFYIQAPFIMEAAVAGLIGGTVACGFLVIARYFIIDHGLALSEKLNLINFIGWDAVLTKLPLILATSLLMPALAAFFALRKYLKV; this comes from the coding sequence ATGCGCGCCCAGTTCGTACTCTCCGAGATCGGTGTCGGTCTCCGCCGCAACCTGACGATGACGTTCGCCGTCATCGTCTCCGTCGCCCTGTCCCTCGCCCTGTTCGGCGGGTCGCTCCTGATGAGCGACCAGGTCAACACGATGAAGGGCTACTGGTACGACAAGGTCAACGTCTCCGTCTTCCTCTGCAACAAGAGCGACGCGGAGTCCGACCCCAACTGCGCCAAGGGCGCCGTCACCGAGGACCAGAAGAAGCAGATCGAGGCCGATCTGAACGACATGACGGTCGTCGACAAGGTGACGTACGAGTCCCAGGACCAGGCGTACAAGCACTACAAGGAGCAGTTCGGCGACTCCCCGCTGGCCGCCTCGCTCACGCCGGACCAGATGCAGGAGTCGTACCGGATCAAGCTGAAGGACCCCGAGAAGTACGAGGTCGTCGCCACCGCCTTCGACGGGCGGGACGGCGTGCAGTCCGTGCAGGACCAGAAGGGCATCCTGGACAACCTCTTCGGGCTCCTCAACGGCATGAACTGGGCCGCGCGGGCGGTGATGGCGCTGATGCTCGTCGTCGCGCTCATGCTGATCGTCAACACGGTGCGGGTCTCCGCGTTCAGCCGGCGCCGCGAGACCGGCATCATGCGCCTGGTCGGCGCCTCCGGCTTCTACATCCAGGCGCCGTTCATCATGGAGGCCGCCGTCGCCGGGCTCATCGGCGGCACGGTCGCCTGCGGCTTCCTGGTGATCGCGCGGTACTTCATCATCGACCACGGCCTGGCCCTGTCGGAGAAGCTGAACCTCATCAACTTCATCGGCTGGGACGCGGTGTTGACCAAGCTGCCGCTCATCCTCGCGACGAGCCTGCTGATGCCGGCGCTGGCGGCGTTCTTCGCGTTGCGCAAGTACCTCAAGGTGTGA